DNA from Pelagibacterium nitratireducens:
ACCCGAACTCATGCCAAACAGCATGGCAGTGCCGCCAAGCGCATCGATCAGAGCCTGGATGTCTTCGATCTCGCGGTTGACGGCGTAAGGCTCCGTGTTGCCGCTTTCCCCGCGCCCGCGGCGGTCGTAGAGCACGGACGTGAAACGCTGGGCGAGGAGATCGGCCAGCCTGGGGGTATCGGCATCGACGGCGCGATACTGGGTCGCGCCAGCGACAATGATCACGAGCGGGCCGGTGCCACGGGTCTCATAGCCGATGGATGTGCCGTCGGCGGAGGTGACGTGGGGCATGGTCAGGCTCCCGACTTTTGCGCCGCGAGTTCGGCTTCAACCTTCTTGTGTTGCTCATAGCCTTCGCCTTCGGTGGCGAAATCTTCAAGCTCGTGCATCTGGCGGATTTCGAAACGGTCCTGGCCGTGGGCGATGGGGCATTTTGCGACCCAGTCGATGGCCTCCTGCAGCGAAGAACAGTTCCAGATCCAGAACCCGGCGATCACTTCCTTGATCTCGGTGAAGGGGCCGTCGGTGACGATGGGCTTTCCATCAGCGACCTGAACGCGAGCGCCTTTTGACGTCGACATCAGGCCCGCGCCATCGACCATGATACCGGCCTTGACCAGATCCTCGTTGTATTTGCCCATTTCGAGCAGCAGGCCCTCCTGGGGCTCGACGTCGGCCTCGCTGTCGGCGGAGGCCTTTATCATCACCATGAAGCGCATTTTTCTCTCCCTTGGATGCGTGTCTGTTGCCAGGACGTTGCCCAACACGCCCTGCCGACATCTCATCACGATTTTTTTGCTCGCGACATGAAAAAACCCGGCGCTCCTTTCGGGGCGTCGGGCTGATCGCTTGGGAGAAACGCTGGCCGATTATTCGGCGGCTTCGTCTTCCTTGGCCTTTTCCTTGCCGGTCTCCTGATCAATGACCTTCATGGAAAGGCGAACCTTGCCGCGCTCGTCGAAGCCTAAAAGCTTGACCCAGACCTTGTCGCCTTCCTTGACGACGTCGGTGGTCTTGCCCACGCGCTCTTCGGCGAGCTGGGAGATGTGCACGAGGCCGTCCTTTGCACCAAAGAAGTTCACGAACGCGCCGAAATCGGCGGTCTTGACCACGGTGCCCTGATAGACTTCGCCCACTTCGGGTTCGTCGGTGATCGACTTGATCCACTTGATGGCCGCATCGATCTGCTTGCCGTCCGAGGACGAGACCTTGACGGTGCCATCGTCTTCGATGTTGATCTTGGCGCCGGTCTTTTCGACGATCTCACGGATCACCTTGCCGCCGGTGCCGATCACTTCACGGATCTTGTCGGTCGGGATTTTGAGCGTTTCGATGCGCGGGGCGAACTCGCCCACTTCCGAACGGGCCGTGTCGATGGCCTTGGCCATTTCCTCGAGGATGTGCTTGCGCCCATCCTTGGCCTGGCCCAGAGCGATCTTCATGATCTCTTCGGTGATGCCGGCAATCTTGATGTCCATCTGCAGGCTGGTCACGCCGTCATGGGTGCCCGCAACCTTGAAGTCCATGTCGCCGAGGTGATCTTCGTCACCCAGGATATCGGACAGCACGGCGAATTTTTCGCCTTCCAGGATCAGGCCCATGGCGATGCCGGCGACGGCTTTCTTCATGGGAACGCCCGCATCCATCAGCGCCAGCGAGGTGCCGCACACGGTTGCCATGGAAGACGAACCGTTGGATTCGGTGATTTCGGAAACCACACGCAGGGTGTAGGGGAATTCCTCGGCCGAGGGGCGGACCGGGTTGATGGCGCGCCAGGCAAGCTTGCCGTGGCCGATTTCGCGGCGTCCGGGCGAACCCATGCGGCCAGCTTCACCGACCGAATAGGGCGGGAAGTTGTAGTGGAGCAGGAAGTTCTGCTTGTAGGTACCTTCGAGCGAATCGATGAACTGCTCATCGTCCGCCGTACCCAGCGTCGCAACGACCAGCGCCTGGGTTTCACCGCGAGTGAAGATGGCCGAACCGTGAGTGCGGGGCAGGACGCCGACTTCGGACACGATCGGGCGGACCGTTTCGAGGTCGCGACCGTCAATCCGGGTCTTGGTGTCGAGAATGTTCCAGCGCACGACCTTGGCCTGGAGCGACTTGAACACCGCGCCGACCTGTTCGGGGGTGTAGGCCGCTTCGCCCTCTTCGGGGATGAAGTGAGCCTTGACCTTGGCCTTGACCGCGTCGACGGCGTCGTAGCGCACCATCTTGTCGGTGTTCTTGTAGGCGTCACGCAGATCGCTTTCGATCAGCGCGAGCATTTCGGTTTCGAGCGCGCTCATATCGGCGGGTTCGAATTCGCGGGGCTCCTTGGCGGCCAGTTCGGCGAGCTTGATGATCGCATCGATCACCTTCTGGCTCTGCTGGTGGCCAAACATGACGGCGCCGAGCATGACGTCCTCGGAGAGCTCCTTGGCTTCCGATTCCACCATCAGGACGGCGTCGGCAGTGCCAGCCATCACGAGGTCGAGCTTGGAATCATCGCGACGGTCGATGGGCAGGTTCAAAACATACTCGCCATCGACATAACCGACGCGGGCCGCGCCGATGGGGCCCATGAAGGGCACGCCCGAAATGGTGAGCGCCGCTGAAGCCGCGACCATGGCGAGCACGTCGGGCTGATTTTCCATGTCGTGCTGAAGCACGGTGATGATGACCTGGGTCTCGTTCTTGTACCCGGCGGGGAACAGGGGGCGGATCGGGCGATCGATCAGGCGCGAGGTCAGCGTCTCGGCCTCGGTGGGGCGGCCTTCACGCTTGAAATAGCCACCCGGGATCTTGCCGGCGGCAAAATACTTTTCCTGGTAGTTGACGGTCAGCGGGAAGAAATCGATGCCGGCCTTTGGCGTCTTGGCGGAAACGACGGTGGCCAGAACCACGGTTTCGCCCAGGGTGGCGAGCACGGCGCCATCGGCCTGACGCGCGATCTTGCCGGTTTCGAGCGTGAGGGGTTGTCCGCCCCAGTCGAGCTCGACTTTGTGGTGGTCGAAATTGAGTGTCATGAGACATTCCTTCTTGTGCGAGGAGCCGCCGACGCGCTTCCAAGCGGCATCGGGCGGATCGCGTCGCAGGTGGCGCCAGAGGCGTCCCTCAAGTTCCGGAACATGGACAAGACGGCGAGAGGCTCAAGCTTCCGTTGAGAAGTGACCGGAGCCTCCGGCGATCCTGCCATGCCCCCAAAGGGCGCTTCCGGCAGTTTGCGCTTGCCGGCCCCATTGCCGGCAGGCGATACGACAAGGGGTCAGCAAATGGCGCCGACCCCCCGTCAATTGCTCTAGCGGCGGATGCCGAGCCGTTCGATCAGGCTCTGGTACCGCGCTTGGTCGCCGCGCTTGACATAGTCGAGAAGCGAACGGCGGGTCGCAACCATTTTCAGAAGACCGCGGCGCGAGTGATTGTCCTTGCCGTGGCTCTTGAAATGTTCGGTGAGGTTGGTGATCCGCTCGGTCAGGATGGCGACCTGAACTTCCGGAGACCCGGTATCGCCAGCCTTCGTTGCATAATCCTTGATCAGCTCAGCCTTGCGCTCAGCAGTAATCGACATCGTAAAATCCCTTTCAAAACAAGGAGTTGCGTGACGCCAATACCGGGATGCCGTCCAGGAATGGCCATTTTATGCACAAAGGGAAACCCTTTTGCTGGCGCCCATATAGGGTATCGGGGGGCAAATGAGAAGTTTTTTCTCGTTTACGGGCCGATCAGAGTCCCGCTTCAGGCTCGTCGGTATCGGGGGTGTCACGGTCGGGGTCGATCTGTTCGAGCGGGATGGAAAACGTCCATTCGATGCCGTCCTCGTGCACGGTGCGCTCGACATCGGCCTTGAGCGCGCCGGCAACCATGGTCTGAAGCACGACGGTGCCGAACCCCTTGTGATCGGCAGGCGGGGTGAAACCGGGCACGGTTTCGCGCCAGACCAGTTGCAACCTGTCCCCGCCGGCCCGGTTCCAGTTGACGGTGAGCTTGCCGCCATCGCGAGAAAACGCGCCGTATTTGGAGGCGTTGGTGGCCAGTTCATGGGCAGCCATGCCCAGAACCTGTGCCGCCTGGACGTTGAGATAGACATTGACCCCGGTCTTGACCACGCGCGAGGGATCTTCTGGACGGAAAGGATCGATCTGGGTGCGAAAGAGATCGCGCAACCCGATCCCCTGGGTGCCATGGGTCAAAAGCAGATCGGTGGACCGGGCCAGGCCGTAAAGCCGGTTCTGGAAGTTCTCGACGAATTTTTCCACATCGGCGGCGCCGCGCGCCGTCTGCTTGGCCATGGCCGAAATGACGGTGAGCTGGTTTTTGGAGCGATGCGCCACCTCGCGCATCAAAAACCGCGATTCGGTCTCGGCCTGGCGCCGCTTGGCCCCGGCGTCGGCCAGTGCCTCAGACACGGTTGCCAGTTCCTGAACCGGGTAGGGAATGGCGACGATCTCCTGGCCGGCGCCCATGGCACGGGCCTGACGGGCGAGCCCGCGCACAGAGGAGGCAATCTGACGGCCGACGAGTGATGCGGCAAAACCGGCCAGCACGACAATGACCAGCGCCCCGGCCAGAAGCCACAAAAGCGTTGTGCGCAGAGGCTCGGTGACCATCGAAGAGGGTGCCCAGGCGACCACATACCATCCGGTCA
Protein-coding regions in this window:
- a CDS encoding YciI family protein; protein product: MRFMVMIKASADSEADVEPQEGLLLEMGKYNEDLVKAGIMVDGAGLMSTSKGARVQVADGKPIVTDGPFTEIKEVIAGFWIWNCSSLQEAIDWVAKCPIAHGQDRFEIRQMHELEDFATEGEGYEQHKKVEAELAAQKSGA
- the pnp gene encoding polyribonucleotide nucleotidyltransferase; translation: MTLNFDHHKVELDWGGQPLTLETGKIARQADGAVLATLGETVVLATVVSAKTPKAGIDFFPLTVNYQEKYFAAGKIPGGYFKREGRPTEAETLTSRLIDRPIRPLFPAGYKNETQVIITVLQHDMENQPDVLAMVAASAALTISGVPFMGPIGAARVGYVDGEYVLNLPIDRRDDSKLDLVMAGTADAVLMVESEAKELSEDVMLGAVMFGHQQSQKVIDAIIKLAELAAKEPREFEPADMSALETEMLALIESDLRDAYKNTDKMVRYDAVDAVKAKVKAHFIPEEGEAAYTPEQVGAVFKSLQAKVVRWNILDTKTRIDGRDLETVRPIVSEVGVLPRTHGSAIFTRGETQALVVATLGTADDEQFIDSLEGTYKQNFLLHYNFPPYSVGEAGRMGSPGRREIGHGKLAWRAINPVRPSAEEFPYTLRVVSEITESNGSSSMATVCGTSLALMDAGVPMKKAVAGIAMGLILEGEKFAVLSDILGDEDHLGDMDFKVAGTHDGVTSLQMDIKIAGITEEIMKIALGQAKDGRKHILEEMAKAIDTARSEVGEFAPRIETLKIPTDKIREVIGTGGKVIREIVEKTGAKINIEDDGTVKVSSSDGKQIDAAIKWIKSITDEPEVGEVYQGTVVKTADFGAFVNFFGAKDGLVHISQLAEERVGKTTDVVKEGDKVWVKLLGFDERGKVRLSMKVIDQETGKEKAKEDEAAE
- a CDS encoding sensor histidine kinase, encoding MSQSAPQNESHPAESEERKTPRSGPLSIPIIFYLAFLVAFVVLPATAFTAVLLARHNVAQEETVQTFTVATARSVLQSVEREIAGMITTQRVLMSIEALNAGNLAEFHEHAQTALAGTGSYFIIADDQFNQLLNTRVEYGAPLTQVTERQSVRRALETPDAVVSDIFFGQTAQEYVFNVVRQRPGIIPPQLAILTQNASSLSNALLTRELPQGWHVALVDSNNTVLAASEDAARIGEPLFIPLREDAGGTRWIDTTISGEDYKTITQYSILTGWYVVAWAPSSMVTEPLRTTLLWLLAGALVIVVLAGFAASLVGRQIASSVRGLARQARAMGAGQEIVAIPYPVQELATVSEALADAGAKRRQAETESRFLMREVAHRSKNQLTVISAMAKQTARGAADVEKFVENFQNRLYGLARSTDLLLTHGTQGIGLRDLFRTQIDPFRPEDPSRVVKTGVNVYLNVQAAQVLGMAAHELATNASKYGAFSRDGGKLTVNWNRAGGDRLQLVWRETVPGFTPPADHKGFGTVVLQTMVAGALKADVERTVHEDGIEWTFSIPLEQIDPDRDTPDTDEPEAGL